The segment CTGCGCGACGCGCGCCTCGAAGCCTTCCATCTCGTAGCGCTGCTGTCGCCCGCGCTCGTCGCGGGCCTCGAGCGTCAGCCGCTCGGCGCGCACGACATTGCCGGTGTAGTCCGGCACCGAGAGGCAGCCCTCCCGGCCGATGACCGAACCCTCCCACGCGATGATCTCGGGATTGACCAGCACCAGCCGGCCGTGATTGGGCCATTGCGGCTTGGCGGAGGCGTCGATGATCACCACGCGCCGGCCCCAGCCGACCTGCGGCGCCGCGATGCCCACGGCGGCCGGCCCCGCGCGCATGGTTTCCTCGAGGTCGGTCACCGCCCGGCGCAGGGCATCGTCGAAGTCCGCCACCGGGTCGGCGACGCGCTTGAGCTGCTCGTCCGGATAGGTGAGGACAGGTCGTACCGCCATGCCGGCCTCAGCCGATGAGCGTGTCGATCGGCGTCAGCGACGCGTCGATGCCCTCGCGCCGGATAATCTCCAGCGCCGATCTCAGCGGCTCGATGCCTTCCCGGGCCTGGCCCTCGATGTGCATGATGTAGAGCGGGTGCTCCGCGCTGCCGCCGACCCCGGACTCCAGATTGAGGATGTTGAGGCCGGCCTCGGCGAAGGCGCCGACGGCATGCGCGACGATGCCGGCGCGGTCCGAACCGGACACCGTGATGCAGACGTCCGGCTCGACGTGCTGATGCAAATGGCCCTCGATGCGATCGACATGCTGCGCCAGGCCGAGCGACTGGGTGACCGGCTCGACCAGATCGGCGAGCCGGGCCGCGGTGCCGGCCCACTGCACCATCAGCATGATGGTGAAATTACCGCCCAGGCGCATCATCGAGGCCTCGCCCAGGTTGCAGCCGCCGTCGTACAGCGCCGCGGTCAGCTGCGCCACGATCCCGGGGCGATCCTCGCCCACCACCGTCAGCATGAACCATCCGCTCATGTCCCCTCCTCCCCTCAGTGCAGGCTCTTGTGGGCGAAGTAGATCACCGTCACGCCGGCCAGGATCAGGGCGATCTGCTGCAGCGTCACCTTGGGCTGCAGGCGCCGGTGCAGTCCGGGAATCAGATCGGCGACGGCGATATAGATGAAGCTCGCCGCCGCCACGGCCAGCACATACGGCGTCACGTGCTTCAGTTCCGCCATGCTGAAATAGGCCAGTACACCGCCCACCACCGTGGTCAGACTCGACAGCAGATTATAATAGAACGCCCTGGCGCGGCTGAATCCGCTGTCGAGCAGCACGGCGAAATCGCCCACCTCCTGCGGAATCTCGTGCGCGGCCACGGCCAGGGCGGTGACGATGCCGAGATGGTGATCGGTGAGAAAGGCGGCGGCGATCAGGATGCCGTCGACGAAGTTGTGCAGGCCGTCGCCCACCAGGATCAGCATGCCCGCTGCCTTCTGACCCGGCCGGTGATGGCCGTGCGCATGCGCGTGATCGTGCTCATGATGCGCGCCATGCTCCGGCGTATGGGCCTCGCACTCGAACGAGTGGCAGTGCCGCCACAGGATCAGCTTTTCCAGCACGAAAAATCCGAGCAGGCCGAGCAGCACGGCGAAGCTGATGTCGTGGATGTCGCGCACACCGGGACTCAGCATGGCGTGCGGCAACAGCGCGAGGAACGCGGCGCCGAGCAACGCCCCGATCGCGAAACTGACCAGGTGGGGCAGGACACGCACGCGCCAGGGTTCCGGGGCCAGCAGGAAGGATGCGGCGGCGATCACGCTGAGCGCGCCGCCGAGCAGGCAGAACAGGATGATGTAGGCGAGCGTCGTCATGCGTCGGGGCGCGCCGACGCCGGCCCGGCCGCATCCTCGAGCAGGCGCATCACGTCCGTGCGGTCCTGCTTGCGCGCCCAGGTCATGGCCGTCTCGCCGTCGTTGTTGCGCGCGTTGACGTCCGCCCCGTGCGCCAGCAGCAGCTCGACCACCGGCACATGACCCTGCCGCGCCGCCCGCATCAGGGCGGTCTGGCCGTCGCGCGTGCGGGCGTTGACGTCGGCGCCGCGCTCGATCAGCAGCCGCGCGCTGGCGGCGTGGCCGATATAGGCCGCCGTCATCAGGGCCGTGAGACCGTTCTGGTTCTGATCATTGACCTGCGCCCCATGGTCGAGCAGCAGCTGGACCAGGTCCGGCCGGTCGCTCAGCGGCATGATGATGAGGGCGGTGTTGCCCATGGAGTCGCGCATGCCCACCTGGGCGCCGCGCGTGAGCAGCTCGCGGGCCAGATCAGGATGGTCACCGGAGGTCGCCAGCATCAGGGGCGTGACGCCGAGCTCGCCCTTGGCGTTGACGTCGGGATCATGCTTGAGCAGCAGCCAGGCGATGTCCAGATGGCCCTTGCGGATCGCGACATCGAGCACGGGTTCGTGGGCGCGGTTGCGCGCGTTGACGTCTACCCCCTGCACGAGCAGCGCCTCGACCCCGGCGCGGTCGCCGCGATCCACCGCGTCGACCAGGGGGGGGTTGCTGCATGCGGCCACGGCCGCGCAGCTGGCCAGGAGGAACAGCAGGCGCAGCGGCCGCGGGGGCGCGAGCCGATGCGGGGCGGAAGGGATCTGTACACGAATCATGAACGGGCCGCTCCGGATAAAGTCAGGCATTCTACAACGAATCCGGCGAGCGGTTCGAGACGGCGGGGCCCGCGGGTCAGGATCAGGCGCCTTCCCGCCAGATCAGGCTCGCCATGCGTCCGGTCGCGCCGTCCCGGCGATAGGAGTAGAAGCGCGCGGCGTCACCATGGGTGCATTCCCCTCCGCCGTAGACCTCGCTGACGCCCGCCAGTTGCAAGCGCCGGCGCGCGAGCTGATAGATATCCGCCAGCCAGCGCCCGGCGGGCGACGGGCGGAAGGCCGCCGCGGCGCCCGCGTCCGCGGCGAGAAAGACGGCGCGTACCTCCTCGCCGACCTCGAAGGCCTGCGGACCGATGGCCGGGCCCAGCCAGGCGATGCAGGGGCCGCCGAGCGCATCGGCCGCGGCTTCGAGCACGCCGGCGGCGAGGCCGCGCCAGCCGGCATGGACCGCGGCCACCGCGTTGCCATCGCGCGCGCACAGCAGCACCGGCAGACAGTCGGCGGTCAGCACCGCGCATACCAGATCGGGATAGCGGGCGACGGCGGCATCGGCCTGCACGCCCGGTTGCCACTCGTCGGCATCGATGACCGTCGCGCCGTGCACCTGGTCCAGCCAACACGGTTCGACCGGCACGCCGGCCGCGCGCAACAGGCGGTCGCGGTTCTCGCGCACCGCCTCCGGATCGTCACCGACGTGCAGCGCCAGATTCAGTTCCGCGTATGCCCCGCGACTCACCCCGCCGCCGCGCAGACTGGTCAGCGCCCGCACCCCGGCCGGCGCCGGCCACTCGGGCGCGATCCAGCGCACCGCCTGGGAAACCTGTGTGTTCATGGGGGCAATCTAGCAGAAAAAGCGCGTACCCGGAAAATAGGGCGGGAAATAATAATGCAGGACTAAGGGCTCAGGACTAAGGACTTAGTCAAAGACAAAAACATCTAAAGACCCGTCACCCAGTCGAGTGCGTTGATTCCGGACTCAGGTATTGCATCCCCGAATTCCAGCATCCAGACTGCGAGGTACGTCTCACAGCCAGCAGGTACTTCTATGTGTACTTCGTCCTTAGCCCTTAGCCCTTAGTCCTTAGTCCTTAGTCCTTAGTCCTGATCTTTATTGTCTAGCCCGCCATCCGTTCAAGCAGCGCGGGCTCCGCCGCCTCCCCTTCGGCGGGAAGCAGGAAGAAGCTGTCGCGCGCCCAGTGCAGCAGGCGGATCTCGCCCGAAGGTTCTTCGATCAGGGCGGTACAGTTCTCGACCCAATCGCCGGAATTGGCGTAGAGCAGGCCATCGATGTCGCGCACCTTGCCGACATGGATGTGGCCGCACACGACGCCGTCCAGGCCTGCGTGCCGCGCCCGTTCGGCGGCTGCCGCCTCGAAGCGGCGCACATAGTCGACGGCGTTGCCGACCCGGCTCTTGATATAGGCGGACAGCGACCAGTAGGGGCGCCCGAATAGTCGCCGCAGGCGGTCGCAGTAACGGTTGAGCGCGAGCAGGAAGTAATAGTTGAGGTCGCCGATGTGGCGCAGCCAGCGATTGACCGTCACCACCCCGTCCAGTTCGTCCCCATGGGTCACCAGCAGACGGCGGCCGTCGGCGGTCATGTGCTCCGCCTGTGACAGAATTCGCACCCCGTTGAACTCCATGCCGGCATAGTCGCGCATCAGGGCGTCGTGATTGCCCGGGATATAGATCACGCGGGTGCCGCGCCGGGCCTTGGCGAACAGGGCCTGAACCACACGGTTGTTGAGTTGCGGCCAGAACCATCCGGAGCGCAGCTTCCACAGATCGAACACGTCGCCGACCAGGTAGAGGTAATCCGACTCCGTATTATCGAGCAGATCCAGCAGGTATTCCGCCTGCGCCCCCCGCGTCCCCAAATGTATATCGGATACGAAGATGGAACGTACCGTTAATTTGCCCATCGAGATTCCTCCGCCAATTGTCCGTCGCGTCTTGTATCTCACGGGCGCATGACGCTTTTGTAACGAAACGGTGAATCTTTCATTAAGGCGGGCGCGCCTGCGGCGTTTGCGGCGCGTTTTCACGCAACTGTCATCAAACCTTCGCGGCGCTGTCACACGGGCCGCGTAGGCTCTGACGCGAAGATGAGACGAATGCCAGCATTCATGCGGTCTTGCGGCGGATCCCTTGCGCCGCCGCGGGTCATCCGTCGTCACGCCGCCCACCGGGGGACCGCGTGCGCATACTGATGATCTCGGACGTCTATTTCCCGCGCATCAACGGGGTATCCACCTCGATCGCCACCTATCGCGAATCCTTCCGGTCCCTGGGACACGAGGTCACGCTGCTCGCGCCCGCCTACCCGGCGGAACATGCCGACGACGCCGAAACCGCGCGCATCCCGTCGCGCGGCCTGCCGCTCGATCCCGAGGACCGCATGATGCACTATCGCGCCCTGACCGCGATGCGGGAGACGCTGCGCCGGCGCGCCTTCGATATCGTGCACATCCAGACGCCGTTCGTCGCCCATTACGCCGGCATCCGGCTTGCGCGCGACCTCGGACTCCCCGTCATCGAGTCCTATCACACGTACTTCGAGGAATACCTCTACCACTACATCCCGCTGCTGCCGCGCGCCGCGCTGCGCACACTGGCGCGACGCTTCTCCGCCGGCCAGGGCAATGCCGTCGACGCGCTCGTCGTGCCGTCACAGGCCATGCTGGAAAAACTGCGCGCTTACGGTGTCGGCAGCGAGATGCGCATCATCCCGACCGGACTCAACCTGCAGCACTTCACCCGCGGCGATGGCGTCGCCTTCCGGCGCCGTCTCGGCATCGACCCCGCCCGGCCCGTGCTCCTCTTCGTCGGTCGCGTCGCCTTCGAGAAGAACATCGATTTCCTGCTGCACATGGTGGACGAGGTGCGGCGGCAGATGCCATCGGTGCTGCTGCTGATCGCCGGCGAGGGCCCCGCCGAACCGCATTTGCGCCGGCTGGTGCAGCGTCTCGACCTGGGGGCGAATGTCGCGTTCGCGGGTTACCTCGACCGCGCGACCACCCTGCTCGACTGCTACGCGGCGGCCGACGTGTTCGTGTTCTCCTCGCGCACCGAAACCCAGGGCCTGGTCCTGCTCGAGGCCATGGCCATGGGCCGTCCGGTCGTCGCCCAGGCGGTCATGGGGACACGCGACGTGCTGCGCGAAGGCGACGGCGCGCTGATCGCGGAGGATGACGTGCACGATTTCGCCCGCAAGGTGCTCGCCCTGCTGGGCGACCGCGGACTGTATGAACGGCTGAGCCGCCGCGCGCTCGACTACGCCGGCACCTGGTCCAACGAGTCCTGCGCCCGCCGACTGGAGGAATACTATGTGCAGCTCATCGAGCGGACGGCGCCGGCGCGCCGCCTGCTGGAGCCGCGTCATGCCCGGTAGCGAATCCGGAGCCGCCCTGCCGGGAAGGCGACTCGCACGCCCGCGCCGCCGCCCCCTCTCGCCGCCATGCGCGAAACACTGAGCGCAACGTCGGGACACCCCCTCCATCTCGGCATCGTCACCGAGACCTATCCGCCGGAGATCAACGGCGTGGCGATGACGCTCGGTCGACTGGCTGACGTCCTGCGCGAGCACGGCCACCGCGTCTCCGTGCTCTGCCCACGCCGCAGCGAGCGCCACGGCGCCGACCCCGATCTGTGCGAGGTACCGGGCCTGCCCCTGCCAGGCTACCGCGATCTGCGCTTCGGCCTGCCCGCCGCGGGAATGATCCGGCGGCTGTGGCGGGAGCAGGCGCCGGACGTACTCTACGTCGCCACCCAGGGTCCGCTCGGCGCCTCGGCGATACGCGTCGCGCGCCGACTCGAAATACCCGTGGTGAGCGGATTCCACACCAACTTCCATACCTACTGCCGCCATTATCACGTCGCCTGGATGGAGCAGGTGGTCTTCGCCTATCTGCGCCGCTTTCACAACCGCACCGCCACCACGCTGGTCCCGACCGCGGCCTTGCGCGCGAACCTCGCCGCACGCGGGGTGCGCAACGTGGAGGTGCTCGGTCGCGGCATCGATACGGCGCTATTCACCCCGGCGCGGCGCGACGTCGGCCTGCGCGTCGCCTGGGGCGTGACGGACGACGCGCCCGCGGTGTTGTACGTCGGCCGGCTCGCCGCCGAGAAGAATCTTCAGCTCGCGGTGCGCGCCTTCCGCGCCCTGCAGGGCGCGCGACCGGAAGCGCGCTTCGTCCTGGTCGGCGACGGACCGCTGGCGGCGCGCCTGCGGGAGGAGCATCCGGACTTCGTCTTCTGCGGGATGCGGACCGGCACCGACCTGGCCGCGCACTACGCCTCCGGCGACCTGTTCCTGTTCCCCAGCCTGACCGAGACCTTCGGCAACGTCCTGCTCGAGGCGCTGGCAAGCGGTCTCGCGGTCGTCGCCTACGACTATGCCGCGGCGAACCAGCATATCCGCGCATCCGATAACGGGCTCACCGCGCCCTGCGGCGACGAGGAGGCCTTCATCCGGCATGCGCTCACCCTGGCTTCCGATCCCGCGCTGCGCCAGACCCTGCGCGTCAGGGCGCGCCTCCAGGCGCTGAGCCAGGGCTGGCCCCAGATCGGGGCGCAGTTCGAGACGCTGCTGCGCCGGCAACTGCGGGCGGATCGCGCCCACACCCTCGGCTATAACTGTAATTCCGGCGGCTAACCCACGGTTGTCAAATATAATTCACATAACTGACGCGCCACCGTCATATTCCCGGCCGATACTGGCCACAGCTGGGAAACCGTGAGGTGACTTATGGCATCCGCCAGGACCGTGGCAATCGTCAACCGCCTGTTCGAGATCGACACGGCAATCTGTTACCAGGTCAACCGCATCAGCCGCGTGCAACTGCTGCGCACCTTCTTCACCGTCATCAGCCGGCTCGGCAACGGCGTCTTCTGGTACACCCTGATCGCCCTGATCGCCGTGCTCGATGCCGACCAGGGATATCTCGCCGCGAGCCACATGCTGCTGACCGGCCTTGCCGGCGTGGTCATCTACAAGCTGCTGAAATCGAAAACCGTGCGCCCGCGGCCATTCACCCGCCACGCCGGCATCCAGCTCTGCACCGCGCCGCTCGATCAGTACAGCTTTCCGTCCGGCCACACACTGCACGCGTTCTCCTTCACGCTCGTGGCCTGCGCCTACTACCCGTTCCTGCTCTTTCCGCTCGCGCTGTTCACCGCCCTGGTCGCGCTCTCGCGCATGATTCTCGGCCTGCACTACCCCACCGACGTCGCCGCCGGCATCGTGATCGGCGTATTGCTCGGCGTCATCAGTCTCGGCATCTGACGCGCACTTCGGACGCACCTTCATGAAGCGCGGCGCCGCGCGCCGGTCGCGGGGAGAATCCGGCTATACTCGCTCCCCGGCTGCCTCTATAATGCAGCTGCATTCCATGACTACCGTGACGCAGAACGCCGCACCATCGCCTGTCCCCGAGCAGATCGCCGCCGTCGATCTCGGCTCGAACAGTTTCCACATGATCATCGCGCAGATGCACGGCAGCGGCTTCAAGCTGATCGACCGCCTGCGCGAACAGG is part of the Gammaproteobacteria bacterium genome and harbors:
- a CDS encoding ZIP family metal transporter: MTTLAYIILFCLLGGALSVIAAASFLLAPEPWRVRVLPHLVSFAIGALLGAAFLALLPHAMLSPGVRDIHDISFAVLLGLLGFFVLEKLILWRHCHSFECEAHTPEHGAHHEHDHAHAHGHHRPGQKAAGMLILVGDGLHNFVDGILIAAAFLTDHHLGIVTALAVAAHEIPQEVGDFAVLLDSGFSRARAFYYNLLSSLTTVVGGVLAYFSMAELKHVTPYVLAVAAASFIYIAVADLIPGLHRRLQPKVTLQQIALILAGVTVIYFAHKSLH
- a CDS encoding phosphatase PAP2 family protein produces the protein MASARTVAIVNRLFEIDTAICYQVNRISRVQLLRTFFTVISRLGNGVFWYTLIALIAVLDADQGYLAASHMLLTGLAGVVIYKLLKSKTVRPRPFTRHAGIQLCTAPLDQYSFPSGHTLHAFSFTLVACAYYPFLLFPLALFTALVALSRMILGLHYPTDVAAGIVIGVLLGVISLGI
- a CDS encoding UDP-2,3-diacylglucosamine diphosphatase, whose amino-acid sequence is MGKLTVRSIFVSDIHLGTRGAQAEYLLDLLDNTESDYLYLVGDVFDLWKLRSGWFWPQLNNRVVQALFAKARRGTRVIYIPGNHDALMRDYAGMEFNGVRILSQAEHMTADGRRLLVTHGDELDGVVTVNRWLRHIGDLNYYFLLALNRYCDRLRRLFGRPYWSLSAYIKSRVGNAVDYVRRFEAAAAERARHAGLDGVVCGHIHVGKVRDIDGLLYANSGDWVENCTALIEEPSGEIRLLHWARDSFFLLPAEGEAAEPALLERMAG
- the pgeF gene encoding peptidoglycan editing factor PgeF, giving the protein MNTQVSQAVRWIAPEWPAPAGVRALTSLRGGGVSRGAYAELNLALHVGDDPEAVRENRDRLLRAAGVPVEPCWLDQVHGATVIDADEWQPGVQADAAVARYPDLVCAVLTADCLPVLLCARDGNAVAAVHAGWRGLAAGVLEAAADALGGPCIAWLGPAIGPQAFEVGEEVRAVFLAADAGAAAAFRPSPAGRWLADIYQLARRRLQLAGVSEVYGGGECTHGDAARFYSYRRDGATGRMASLIWREGA
- a CDS encoding glycosyltransferase, translating into MRILMISDVYFPRINGVSTSIATYRESFRSLGHEVTLLAPAYPAEHADDAETARIPSRGLPLDPEDRMMHYRALTAMRETLRRRAFDIVHIQTPFVAHYAGIRLARDLGLPVIESYHTYFEEYLYHYIPLLPRAALRTLARRFSAGQGNAVDALVVPSQAMLEKLRAYGVGSEMRIIPTGLNLQHFTRGDGVAFRRRLGIDPARPVLLFVGRVAFEKNIDFLLHMVDEVRRQMPSVLLLIAGEGPAEPHLRRLVQRLDLGANVAFAGYLDRATTLLDCYAAADVFVFSSRTETQGLVLLEAMAMGRPVVAQAVMGTRDVLREGDGALIAEDDVHDFARKVLALLGDRGLYERLSRRALDYAGTWSNESCARRLEEYYVQLIERTAPARRLLEPRHAR
- a CDS encoding ankyrin repeat domain-containing protein, whose amino-acid sequence is MIRVQIPSAPHRLAPPRPLRLLFLLASCAAVAACSNPPLVDAVDRGDRAGVEALLVQGVDVNARNRAHEPVLDVAIRKGHLDIAWLLLKHDPDVNAKGELGVTPLMLATSGDHPDLARELLTRGAQVGMRDSMGNTALIIMPLSDRPDLVQLLLDHGAQVNDQNQNGLTALMTAAYIGHAASARLLIERGADVNARTRDGQTALMRAARQGHVPVVELLLAHGADVNARNNDGETAMTWARKQDRTDVMRLLEDAAGPASARPDA
- a CDS encoding glycosyltransferase family 1 protein — its product is MRETLSATSGHPLHLGIVTETYPPEINGVAMTLGRLADVLREHGHRVSVLCPRRSERHGADPDLCEVPGLPLPGYRDLRFGLPAAGMIRRLWREQAPDVLYVATQGPLGASAIRVARRLEIPVVSGFHTNFHTYCRHYHVAWMEQVVFAYLRRFHNRTATTLVPTAALRANLAARGVRNVEVLGRGIDTALFTPARRDVGLRVAWGVTDDAPAVLYVGRLAAEKNLQLAVRAFRALQGARPEARFVLVGDGPLAARLREEHPDFVFCGMRTGTDLAAHYASGDLFLFPSLTETFGNVLLEALASGLAVVAYDYAAANQHIRASDNGLTAPCGDEEAFIRHALTLASDPALRQTLRVRARLQALSQGWPQIGAQFETLLRRQLRADRAHTLGYNCNSGG
- a CDS encoding amino acid-binding protein gives rise to the protein MSGWFMLTVVGEDRPGIVAQLTAALYDGGCNLGEASMMRLGGNFTIMLMVQWAGTAARLADLVEPVTQSLGLAQHVDRIEGHLHQHVEPDVCITVSGSDRAGIVAHAVGAFAEAGLNILNLESGVGGSAEHPLYIMHIEGQAREGIEPLRSALEIIRREGIDASLTPIDTLIG
- the def gene encoding peptide deformylase, whose amino-acid sequence is MAVRPVLTYPDEQLKRVADPVADFDDALRRAVTDLEETMRAGPAAVGIAAPQVGWGRRVVIIDASAKPQWPNHGRLVLVNPEIIAWEGSVIGREGCLSVPDYTGNVVRAERLTLEARDERGRQQRYEMEGFEARVAQHEIDHLNGLLFIDRVVSRRNDLFRRKVYR